One segment of Strix aluco isolate bStrAlu1 chromosome 17, bStrAlu1.hap1, whole genome shotgun sequence DNA contains the following:
- the ZNF335 gene encoding zinc finger protein 335 isoform X7 gives MRSASPRRRVPQAGRGPRSSLGGPGRAGMEENAVESSSDAAPQAVREEPSESGLGVGTSEAVSADSSDAASAPGPLSRADDSGVGQSSDSSGVSLEEVSESSSSTDAIPRIYLPDSSSIAQSTLVSSVSTVSQSIMVSESPQVLVHSSVITDGATIVSDSTASTSSDLGSAIDKIIESTIGPDIIQSCIAVTSAEDGGAETTQYLILQGPDDGAPMVSQMATSALANSLAIEGVADGPTSTCLEQPGPSDPSEQLEVLELPTRPDRAREADGGQELDQPDMETLEEMMEVVVVQQFKCKMCQYKSVSKKTLINHMKERHFQPVGSAVALKKGRLRKGGSAPKSAEEEVPEEEEDDDIMDAGAIDDPEEDSDYNPAEDEPRGRQPKYSRTVPTSSEERPRRRPGRPRKFPRLEDTPQDVPEGGEVEPLVTSQSTPSPELQNSEAASSSGLENGTGESLAEPGISQSDSENKDPSSNTSPEEADLIPRRRGRPSRRFLGKKYRKYMGRRYYYKSPKPLMRPYLCRICGSRFLTHDDLRFHVNSHEANDPQLFKCLQCSYRSRRWSSLKEHMFNHVGSKPYKCEECNYTSVYKKDVIRHSTVHSRDRKKRADPPPKLNSFPCPVCNRIYPMQKRLTQHMKTHSTEKPHMCDKCGKSFKKRYTFKMHLLTHIQAIANRRFKCEFCDYVCEDKKVLLNHQLSHMNDKPYKCSFCKYSTFREDFLVSHMAVKHTGGKPFACEFCHFTTKHKKNLRLHVHCRHADSFEEWAQRHPEEPPCRRRPFFTLQQIEELKQQHSQVQAPAEPEASPPVPLGPVTYQAVQAVTGAEPPILSQDSLGGATIIYEQAVAGSAELATQTALDLLLNMSAQHELATGSLQVAVVKQEDSGEAQAPCEPQAQEEGAEVDSEEQQEQKLVTLHMAEPGETLVREACEEATLGGSELQQITIPFGATTEYSIITPISEEIQAPGTLYSEESPAESSHAVVVSEAVMTEEALKDHNNHYIMSSGVPGSQFHHIEPPRGGRSHPPRSSGLHCKAWPRSSPARFPQPRSSPARFPQPKSFHARFAQPCSRGEQRWRVTREPTLGPAPSSVPTVRSLQPSGQRFGATWSSMPAFGLTSAATAASPLRTRRTCAGTC, from the exons ATGCGGAGCGCGTCCCCGCGGCGGCGAGTCCCccaggcggggcgggggccgcg GTCGAGCCTAGGCGGCCCCGGCAGGGCGGGCATGGAGGAAAATGCGGTGGAGAGCAGCAGCGACGCGGCCCCGCAGGCGGTGCGGGAGGAGCCCTCCGAGAGCGGCCTGGGTGTCGGGACCTCGGAGGCCGTGTCGGCGGACAGCAGCGACGCCGCCTCGGCCCCCGGGCCCCTCTCCCGGGCAGATGACTCCGGTGTGGGCCAGAGCTCCGACAGCAGCGGGGTCTCCTTG GAAGAGGTGTCggagagcagctccagcacagaTGCCATTCCCCGGATTTACCTGCCAGATTCATCCTCCATCGCCCAGTCCACCTTGGTCTCCAGTGTCTCCACCGTGAGCCAGTCCATCATGGTGTCAGAGTCTCCACAAGTCCTGGTCCACTCCAGCGTCATCACTGATGGAGCCACAATCGTGTCAGACTCCACCGCGTCCACTTCCTCGGACCTCGGTTCTGCTATCGACAAAATCATTGAGTCCACAATTGGGCCTGACATCATCCAGA gcTGCATCGCTGTGACCAGCGCGGAGGATGGCGGGGCAGAGACTACACAGTACCTCATTCTGCAGGGGCCCGATGATG GTGCCCCCATGGTGTCCCAGATGGCCACTTCTGCTCTGGCCAACAGCTTGGCGATAGAAGGTGTCGCTGATGGACCTACCTCCACATGCCTTGAGCAGCCTGGCCCTTCGGACCCTTCCGAGCAGctggaagtgctggagctgcccaCGCGGCCAGATCGGGCCCGAGAGGCGGATGGTGGGCAGGAGCTGGACCAGCCGGACATGGAGACCCTGGAAGAGAtgatggaggtggtggtggtgcagcAGTTCAAGTGCAAGATGTGTCAGTACAAGAGCGTCTCCAAGAAAACGCTGATTAACCACATGAAAGAGCGGCACTTCCAGCCAG TGGGTTCAGCTGTGGCTTTGAAAAAAGGACGTCTGCGAAAGGGGGGATCTGCTCCAAAGAGTGCGGAGGAGGAGGTcccagaagaagaagaagacgacgaTATCATGGATGCTGGTGCTATTGATGACCCTGAAG AGGACAGTGACTATAACCCAGCTGAGGACGAGCCCCGTGGGCGACAGCCCAAGTACAGCCGCACTGTCCCCACGTCCAGCGAGGAGAGGCCGCGTCGACGCCCGGGAAGACCCCGCAAGTTTCCTCGTCTGGAGGACACGCCCCAGGACGTGCCTGAAG GAGGGGAGGTGGAGCCCTTGGTGACGTCCCAGAGCACGCCGAGCCCCGAGCTGCAGAACTCGGAAGCGGCCAGTTCCTCTGGCCTGGAGAACGGGACCGGTGAGAGCCTGGCGGAGCCCGGCATCAGCCAGTCCGACTCTGAGAACAAGGACCCTTCCTCCAACACCAGCCCCGAGGAGGCAGACCTCATCCCCAGGAGGCGAGGGCGGCCCTCCCGCCGTTTCCTGGGCAAGAAATACCGCAAGTACATGGGGCGCAG GTACTACTACAAGTCGCCCAAGCCCCTGATGAGGCCCTACCTGTGTCGGATCTGCGGCTCGCGTTTCCTCACGCACGACGATCTGCGTTTCCACGTCAACTCGCACGAGGCCAATGACCCGCAGCTCTTCAAGTGTCTCCAGTGCAGCTACCGCTCCCGCCGCTGGTCCTCCCTCAAG GAGCACATGTTCAACCACGTGGGCAGCAAGCCCTACAAGTGCGAGGAGTGCAATTACACCAGTGTGTACAAGAAGGACGTCATCCGGCACTCCACTGTGCACAGCCGGGACAG gaaaaagagaGCTGATCCG CCCCCAAAGCTGAACTCCTTCCCGTGCCCCGTATGCAACCGTATCTACCCCATGCAGAAGAGGCTTACCCAGCACATGAAGACGCACAGCACGGAGAAGCCGCACATGTGTGACAAG TGCGGGAAGTCATTTAAGAAGCGCTACACCTTCAAGATGCACCTGCTGACGCACATCCAGGCCATCGCCAACCGCAG GTTCAAGTGTGAGTTCTGTGACTACGTCTGCGAGGACAAAAAGGTGCTGCTGAACCACCAGCTGTCGCACATGAACGACAAACCCTACAAGTGCAGCTTCTGCAAGTACTCCACCTTCCGTGAGGACTTCCTGGTCTCGCACATGGCTGTCAAGCACACGG GGGGGAAGCCATTCGCTTGCGAGTTCTGTCACTTCACCACCAAGCACAAGAAGAACCTGCGCCTCCACGTGCACTGCCGCCACGCTGACTCCTTCGAGGAGTGGGCCCAGAGGCACCCCGAGGAGCcaccctgccgccgccgccccttcTTCACCCTGCAGCAGATCGAGGagctgaagcagcagcacagccaggtgcAAGCCCCAGCTGAGCCAGAGGCCAGTCCGCCG GTGCCTCTTGGCCCCGTCACCTACCAGGCGGTGCAGGCTGTCACAGGAGCAGAGCCCCCCATCCTCTCGCAGGATTCCCTGGGAGGGGCCACTATCATTTACGAACAAG CTGTGGCTGGGTCGGCGGAACTGGCCACGCAGACGGCTCTGGACCTGCTGCTCAACATGAGCGCTCAGCACGAGCTGGCCACGGGCTCGCTGCAG GTGGCAGTGGTGAAGCAGGAGGATTCGGGAGAGGCACAGGCCCCCTGCGAGCCGCAGGCGCAGGAGGAGGGGGCAGAGGTGGActctgaggagcagcaggagcagaagtTGGTGACGCTGCACATGGCAGAGCCTGGGGAGACGCTGGTGCGGGAGGCTTGCGAGGAGGCAACCCTGGGGGGCTCAGAGCTGCAGCAGATCACGATCCCCTTCGGTGCGACAACGGAGTACAGCATCATCACTCCCATCAGCGAGGAGATTCAGGCTCCCGGCACGCTGTACAG CGAGGAGAGCCCCGCGGAGAGCTCCCACGCGGTTGTGGTGAGCGAAGCTGTGATGACAGAGGAGGCTCTGAAGGACCATAACAATCACTATATCATGTCATCTGGCGTCCCAGGGAGCCAGTTCCATCACATCGAG CCTCCGAGGGGCGGGAGATCTCATCCCCCAAGGTCAAGTGGCCTGCACTGCAAGGCATGGCCAAGAAGCTCTCCTGCAAGGTTTCCACAGCCAAGAAGCTCTCCTGCAAGATTTCCACAGCCAAAAAGTTTTCATGCAAGATTTGCACAGCCATGTTCACGGGGAGAGCAGAGATGGAGAGTCACAAGAGAGCCCACATTGGGCCCAGCACCTTCAAGTGTCCCGACTGTCCGTTCACTGCAGCCCTCTGGCCAGAGGTTCGG AGCCACATGGTCCAGCATGCCAGCCTTCGGCCTCACAAGTGCAGCCACTGCAGCTTCGCCTCTAAGAACAAGAAGGACCTGCGCAGGCACATGCTGA
- the ZNF335 gene encoding zinc finger protein 335 isoform X2 yields MRSASPRRRVPQAGRGPRSSLGGPGRAGMEENAVESSSDAAPQAVREEPSESGLGVGTSEAVSADSSDAASAPGPLSRADDSGVGQSSDSSGVSLEEVSESSSSTDAIPRIYLPDSSSIAQSTLVSSVSTVSQSIMVSESPQVLVHSSVITDGATIVSDSTASTSSDLGSAIDKIIESTIGPDIIQSCIAVTSAEDGGAETTQYLILQGPDDGAPMVSQMATSALANSLAIEGVADGPTSTCLEQPGPSDPSEQLEVLELPTRPDRAREADGGQELDQPDMETLEEMMEVVVVQQFKCKMCQYKSVSKKTLINHMKERHFQPVGSAVALKKGRLRKGGSAPKSAEEEVPEEEEDDDIMDAGAIDDPEEDSDYNPAEDEPRGRQPKYSRTVPTSSEERPRRRPGRPRKFPRLEDTPQDVPEGGEVEPLVTSQSTPSPELQNSEAASSSGLENGTGESLAEPGISQSDSENKDPSSNTSPEEADLIPRRRGRPSRRFLGKKYRKYMGRRYYYKSPKPLMRPYLCRICGSRFLTHDDLRFHVNSHEANDPQLFKCLQCSYRSRRWSSLKEHMFNHVGSKPYKCEECNYTSVYKKDVIRHSTVHSRDRKKRADPPPKLNSFPCPVCNRIYPMQKRLTQHMKTHSTEKPHMCDKCGKSFKKRYTFKMHLLTHIQAIANRRFKCEFCDYVCEDKKVLLNHQLSHMNDKPYKCSFCKYSTFREDFLVSHMAVKHTGGKPFACEFCHFTTKHKKNLRLHVHCRHADSFEEWAQRHPEEPPCRRRPFFTLQQIEELKQQHSQVQAPAEPEASPPVPLGPVTYQAVQAVTGAEPPILSQDSLGGATIIYEQAVAGSAELATQTALDLLLNMSAQHELATGSLQVAVVKQEDSGEAQAPCEPQAQEEGAEVDSEEQQEQKLVTLHMAEPGETLVREACEEATLGGSELQQITIPFGATTEYSIITPISEEIQAPGTLYSEESPAESSHAVVVSEAVMTEEALKDHNNHYIMSSGVPGSQFHHIEPLSGDAAFPAPAEGQEAQPASIKWPLVQCVTRQLQKDSSLSPASEGREISSPKVKWPALQGMAKKLSCKVSTAKKLSCKISTAKKFSCKICTAMFTGRAEMESHKRAHIGPSTFKCPDCPFTAALWPEVRSHMVQHASLRPHKCSHCSFASKNKKDLRRHMLTHTNEKPFACQICGQRFNRNGHLKFHMQRLHSSEGKRPGPPAAAAPQTIILNSDEDTLATLQTLQSGQAVLAPERLQQALGQEHIIVAQEQSVASQEEAAYIQEITTADGQTVQHLVTSDNQVQYIIAQDGVQHLLPHEYVVVPEGHHIQVQDGQITHIQYEQGSQFLQEPQIQYMPVSPEQQLVTQAQLEAAAHSAVSAVADAAMAQAQGVFTAEATAEQLQQLQEGIHYDVITLAD; encoded by the exons ATGCGGAGCGCGTCCCCGCGGCGGCGAGTCCCccaggcggggcgggggccgcg GTCGAGCCTAGGCGGCCCCGGCAGGGCGGGCATGGAGGAAAATGCGGTGGAGAGCAGCAGCGACGCGGCCCCGCAGGCGGTGCGGGAGGAGCCCTCCGAGAGCGGCCTGGGTGTCGGGACCTCGGAGGCCGTGTCGGCGGACAGCAGCGACGCCGCCTCGGCCCCCGGGCCCCTCTCCCGGGCAGATGACTCCGGTGTGGGCCAGAGCTCCGACAGCAGCGGGGTCTCCTTG GAAGAGGTGTCggagagcagctccagcacagaTGCCATTCCCCGGATTTACCTGCCAGATTCATCCTCCATCGCCCAGTCCACCTTGGTCTCCAGTGTCTCCACCGTGAGCCAGTCCATCATGGTGTCAGAGTCTCCACAAGTCCTGGTCCACTCCAGCGTCATCACTGATGGAGCCACAATCGTGTCAGACTCCACCGCGTCCACTTCCTCGGACCTCGGTTCTGCTATCGACAAAATCATTGAGTCCACAATTGGGCCTGACATCATCCAGA gcTGCATCGCTGTGACCAGCGCGGAGGATGGCGGGGCAGAGACTACACAGTACCTCATTCTGCAGGGGCCCGATGATG GTGCCCCCATGGTGTCCCAGATGGCCACTTCTGCTCTGGCCAACAGCTTGGCGATAGAAGGTGTCGCTGATGGACCTACCTCCACATGCCTTGAGCAGCCTGGCCCTTCGGACCCTTCCGAGCAGctggaagtgctggagctgcccaCGCGGCCAGATCGGGCCCGAGAGGCGGATGGTGGGCAGGAGCTGGACCAGCCGGACATGGAGACCCTGGAAGAGAtgatggaggtggtggtggtgcagcAGTTCAAGTGCAAGATGTGTCAGTACAAGAGCGTCTCCAAGAAAACGCTGATTAACCACATGAAAGAGCGGCACTTCCAGCCAG TGGGTTCAGCTGTGGCTTTGAAAAAAGGACGTCTGCGAAAGGGGGGATCTGCTCCAAAGAGTGCGGAGGAGGAGGTcccagaagaagaagaagacgacgaTATCATGGATGCTGGTGCTATTGATGACCCTGAAG AGGACAGTGACTATAACCCAGCTGAGGACGAGCCCCGTGGGCGACAGCCCAAGTACAGCCGCACTGTCCCCACGTCCAGCGAGGAGAGGCCGCGTCGACGCCCGGGAAGACCCCGCAAGTTTCCTCGTCTGGAGGACACGCCCCAGGACGTGCCTGAAG GAGGGGAGGTGGAGCCCTTGGTGACGTCCCAGAGCACGCCGAGCCCCGAGCTGCAGAACTCGGAAGCGGCCAGTTCCTCTGGCCTGGAGAACGGGACCGGTGAGAGCCTGGCGGAGCCCGGCATCAGCCAGTCCGACTCTGAGAACAAGGACCCTTCCTCCAACACCAGCCCCGAGGAGGCAGACCTCATCCCCAGGAGGCGAGGGCGGCCCTCCCGCCGTTTCCTGGGCAAGAAATACCGCAAGTACATGGGGCGCAG GTACTACTACAAGTCGCCCAAGCCCCTGATGAGGCCCTACCTGTGTCGGATCTGCGGCTCGCGTTTCCTCACGCACGACGATCTGCGTTTCCACGTCAACTCGCACGAGGCCAATGACCCGCAGCTCTTCAAGTGTCTCCAGTGCAGCTACCGCTCCCGCCGCTGGTCCTCCCTCAAG GAGCACATGTTCAACCACGTGGGCAGCAAGCCCTACAAGTGCGAGGAGTGCAATTACACCAGTGTGTACAAGAAGGACGTCATCCGGCACTCCACTGTGCACAGCCGGGACAG gaaaaagagaGCTGATCCG CCCCCAAAGCTGAACTCCTTCCCGTGCCCCGTATGCAACCGTATCTACCCCATGCAGAAGAGGCTTACCCAGCACATGAAGACGCACAGCACGGAGAAGCCGCACATGTGTGACAAG TGCGGGAAGTCATTTAAGAAGCGCTACACCTTCAAGATGCACCTGCTGACGCACATCCAGGCCATCGCCAACCGCAG GTTCAAGTGTGAGTTCTGTGACTACGTCTGCGAGGACAAAAAGGTGCTGCTGAACCACCAGCTGTCGCACATGAACGACAAACCCTACAAGTGCAGCTTCTGCAAGTACTCCACCTTCCGTGAGGACTTCCTGGTCTCGCACATGGCTGTCAAGCACACGG GGGGGAAGCCATTCGCTTGCGAGTTCTGTCACTTCACCACCAAGCACAAGAAGAACCTGCGCCTCCACGTGCACTGCCGCCACGCTGACTCCTTCGAGGAGTGGGCCCAGAGGCACCCCGAGGAGCcaccctgccgccgccgccccttcTTCACCCTGCAGCAGATCGAGGagctgaagcagcagcacagccaggtgcAAGCCCCAGCTGAGCCAGAGGCCAGTCCGCCG GTGCCTCTTGGCCCCGTCACCTACCAGGCGGTGCAGGCTGTCACAGGAGCAGAGCCCCCCATCCTCTCGCAGGATTCCCTGGGAGGGGCCACTATCATTTACGAACAAG CTGTGGCTGGGTCGGCGGAACTGGCCACGCAGACGGCTCTGGACCTGCTGCTCAACATGAGCGCTCAGCACGAGCTGGCCACGGGCTCGCTGCAG GTGGCAGTGGTGAAGCAGGAGGATTCGGGAGAGGCACAGGCCCCCTGCGAGCCGCAGGCGCAGGAGGAGGGGGCAGAGGTGGActctgaggagcagcaggagcagaagtTGGTGACGCTGCACATGGCAGAGCCTGGGGAGACGCTGGTGCGGGAGGCTTGCGAGGAGGCAACCCTGGGGGGCTCAGAGCTGCAGCAGATCACGATCCCCTTCGGTGCGACAACGGAGTACAGCATCATCACTCCCATCAGCGAGGAGATTCAGGCTCCCGGCACGCTGTACAG CGAGGAGAGCCCCGCGGAGAGCTCCCACGCGGTTGTGGTGAGCGAAGCTGTGATGACAGAGGAGGCTCTGAAGGACCATAACAATCACTATATCATGTCATCTGGCGTCCCAGGGAGCCAGTTCCATCACATCGAG CCCCTCAGCGGGGACGCTGCCTTCCCCGCGCCTGCGGAGGGCCAGGAGGCCCAGCCCGCCAGCATCAAGTGGCCCCTGGTGCAGTGTGTCACCAGGCAGCTCCAGAAGGACTCGTCTTTATCCCCAGCCTCCGAGGGGCGGGAGATCTCATCCCCCAAGGTCAAGTGGCCTGCACTGCAAGGCATGGCCAAGAAGCTCTCCTGCAAGGTTTCCACAGCCAAGAAGCTCTCCTGCAAGATTTCCACAGCCAAAAAGTTTTCATGCAAGATTTGCACAGCCATGTTCACGGGGAGAGCAGAGATGGAGAGTCACAAGAGAGCCCACATTGGGCCCAGCACCTTCAAGTGTCCCGACTGTCCGTTCACTGCAGCCCTCTGGCCAGAGGTTCGG AGCCACATGGTCCAGCATGCCAGCCTTCGGCCTCACAAGTGCAGCCACTGCAGCTTCGCCTCTAAGAACAAGAAGGACCTGCGCAGGCACATGCTGACGCACACCAACGAGAAGCCCTTTGCCTGCCAGATCTGTGGGCAGAG GTTCAACCGTAACGGGCACCTCAAGTTCCACATGCAGCGTTTGCACAGCTCGGAGGGGAAGAGGCCGGGGCCGCCTGCAGCTGCTGCGCCACAGACCATCATCCTGAACAGTGACGAGGACACGCTGGCCACCCTGCAGA ctctgcagtccGGGCAGGCGGTGCTGGCTCCTGAGCGGCTGCAGCAGGCTCTGGGGCAGGAGCACATCATCGTCGCGCAGGAGCAGAGCGTCGCCAGCCAG GAGGAGGCTGCGTACATCCAGGAGATCACGACTGCAGATGGACAGACAGTACAGCACTTAGTGACCTCCGACAACCAG GTT